ACTACAAGGAAACATTCAACGCATTCGCCTTGCTGGTGAGGGAGTTAGTCTTTCTCCTCACTTACAACTTCGTACTTTGGCACTAGAAACTGATCCCATTGCCCTTGACTTTAATCGATTACGACAAGGAAATACCGATGGGTTACAAGGCTTTCGAGAGATTCTACAAGAGCCATTGCAGATTGGCTTACAAATGAGTCTTAGCGAAGCCGAGCTTACTCAGTTTTTAAATTCTGAGCCAGTTCAAGCTCAGCTACAAGGAATCATTCAACAAGTAGCTAATCAATTCCCCAGCGGTCGCAATCAAAATTACGAATTATTAAGCTCAGAGTTAGAATTTCTCGACAATAATCGTTTTGCTTTTAATTTTGAAACTCGTGTTTCTCGTCCTGGAAGAAGGGCCGAAACCGCCACTTTTAATATTCGGCTAGAATCGGGAATTGCCACCAGACAGGGCAAACAACTGCAATTTGTCAATCCCAGACTGGCAGTTAATAACCGACCTTTTCCACCGCAGTTAGTTCAAATGGTTACCCAAAGGGTTAGCGAGCGATTTAATCTGGAAGCATTAGAAGAGCAGAATATCCTCGCAAGACTTTTAAAATTAAATATAGAAGAAGATGAGGTAAAATTAGCAGCGTTTGTCCAGATTGCAAA
This window of the Euhalothece natronophila Z-M001 genome carries:
- a CDS encoding LmeA family phospholipid-binding protein, whose protein sequence is MEFLSILLASLIGGVSPLGFIVDQRIEAAFREQVNDVETLKVRVDNTPSHRLLQGNIQRIRLAGEGVSLSPHLQLRTLALETDPIALDFNRLRQGNTDGLQGFREILQEPLQIGLQMSLSEAELTQFLNSEPVQAQLQGIIQQVANQFPSGRNQNYELLSSELEFLDNNRFAFNFETRVSRPGRRAETATFNIRLESGIATRQGKQLQFVNPRLAVNNRPFPPQLVQMVTQRVSERFNLEALEEQNILARLLKLNIEEDEVKLAAFVQIANETASESSFSSPSVTNELSARR